Genomic segment of Umezawaea sp. Da 62-37:
GGCGTTCGACACGGGGTGTCTGGAGGTTCGACTCGCGGGGGTTAGGTGGGGACTTTGGATGCGGCGGTGGTGTCGAGGAGCCAGAGGGTGCGGTGTTGGCCGGTTGCGCCGGCGGCGGGGAGTTGGACCTCGTCCGCGCCGGTCAGGGCCATCGCCACCGCTTCGGCCTTGGCCTCGCCGGTGGTCATCAGCCAGACCTCGCGGGCCCGGCGGATGGCGGGCAGCGTCAGGGAGACGCGGGTGGGCGGGGGCTTGGGGCAGTCGCGGACGGCCACCACCGAGCGCTCCCGCTCGTGCACGGCGGGGGAGTCGGGGAAGATCGAGGCCACGTGGCCCTCTTCGCCGACACCCAGCAGGAACACGTCGAACGTCGGTGCGGAACCGCCGTCCTCCGAACCGGCCGCGGCCGCCAGCACGTCCGCGTAGGCGTCGGCCGCCGCGTCCGGGTCGTCGCCGAATCGGCCGTCGGACGGCTCCACCGCGTGGACGCGAGCCGGATCCACCTGGACGTGGTCCAGCAGGGCGGCCCGTGCCTGGGTCTCGTTGCGTTCGGGGTGGCCCGCGGGCAGGAAGCGCTCGTCGCCCCAGTAGAGGTCGACCTCGCCCCAGTCGACCGCGTGCACCGCCGGGAGCGCGCGGAGGTGTTCCAGGACCGCCGTGCCGGTGCGCCCGCCGGTGAGCACGAGCGACGCGCGCCCGCGCGCCGCCTGCGCGTCCACCAGCCGGGTCACCAGGCGGGCGGCCGTGGCGGCGGCCAGCAGGTCGCCGTCACGGTGCACCACCACCCGCGGGTCGCTCACGAACCCGCCTTCGCCTTGGCGGGCTTCTTCGCCGCCTTCGGCGCCGCGGCGCCGTTCGACTCCGGCTCGGACTTCGACTCGGCCTCGGCCTTGGCCGCCGCCTTCGCGGAGGCCGGGACCTTGGCGGCGGCGGGCTTCGCCGCGGGCTTGCGGGCCACGGGCTTGGTCGCCGGGGCGCGGCCGCGGACGACCTTGCCCAACGACTTCAGCGCCAGCTCGTACACCTCGTCGGGGTCGAGCCTGCGCAGCTCCTCGGCCAGGCAGTCCCGGATGGACCGGCGTTGCAGCGCGACCCGGCGCTCGGGCTGGTCGGGCTGCACGAGCGTGCCGACGCGACCGTCCGGACGGGACAGTTCGACAGGGCCGGACTTGCG
This window contains:
- the pgl gene encoding 6-phosphogluconolactonase, coding for MSDPRVVVHRDGDLLAAATAARLVTRLVDAQAARGRASLVLTGGRTGTAVLEHLRALPAVHAVDWGEVDLYWGDERFLPAGHPERNETQARAALLDHVQVDPARVHAVEPSDGRFGDDPDAAADAYADVLAAAAGSEDGGSAPTFDVFLLGVGEEGHVASIFPDSPAVHERERSVVAVRDCPKPPPTRVSLTLPAIRRAREVWLMTTGEAKAEAVAMALTGADEVQLPAAGATGQHRTLWLLDTTAASKVPT